The following are encoded together in the Leuconostoc mesenteroides subsp. mesenteroides ATCC 8293 genome:
- a CDS encoding substrate-binding domain-containing protein, whose translation MPAFNKGINVPKDVQIIGFDGARIYSRQQIFLSSIKQPTAEIAKSSVEKLLSQMNQKTTTTASHNHVTLPVHFVKGMTTL comes from the coding sequence ATTCCAGCTTTCAATAAGGGAATTAATGTACCCAAAGATGTACAAATAATAGGATTTGATGGTGCTCGTATTTATTCACGACAACAAATTTTTTTATCTTCAATTAAACAGCCTACTGCCGAAATCGCCAAATCATCAGTAGAAAAATTATTATCACAAATGAATCAAAAAACTACTACTACAGCGTCCCACAATCACGTCACCTTACCAGTCCATTTTGTCAAAGGAATGACTACTTTGTAA
- a CDS encoding polysaccharide biosynthesis protein — protein MRLKKLSQNQLTNGTAWLAFGNITSRVLGALYVIPWTIMLGALSLQANTLMGKGYNLYQFFLMLSTAGLPSAVAKFTARLEGNSKHQFLKNATRLSWVAGFICCVALWSLAPILSASDVKLIPVLRSLSLAVLVFPFLSVLRGRLQGELRMAEIAKSDVIEQVVRVAYMLGSAYVILQLQHGSWVTVVVHSTFAASIGAWVATLYLLFCTNSLSKKQLLNADSLKENSEPEIIDFKHIIVQSLPFVVIGGFLVAYQWIDQFSFHVLMSKFNPMLSSNKIETIFGLFNFNSNKLIMIVVSLSVSIASTILPLISKSRYNHEVLRKYISQAYVLFCAITLPACAALYSLSKPVYILFYGNYAAESLYIPMVQISAVIALFMGLTSVLAMILQGLSKTGIALRAIGWGIAVKILCQPIMIYLTSSLGALLSTFISLVIVTIIMGSYINHRFELLDFLNTKALNAIYVSSFMLLILFTGLSLVSNHFVPDTRVSSGLFLALVGSLGGLLVLVIYQKCHVLDVLKNR, from the coding sequence ATGAGACTAAAAAAATTATCCCAAAACCAACTCACCAATGGTACCGCATGGCTTGCTTTTGGCAATATTACTTCGCGAGTTTTAGGCGCATTGTATGTCATTCCTTGGACAATAATGTTAGGTGCATTATCACTCCAAGCTAACACTTTGATGGGTAAAGGCTATAATTTATATCAATTTTTCTTAATGTTATCGACTGCTGGATTACCTTCAGCTGTTGCTAAATTTACGGCACGACTTGAAGGTAATAGTAAGCATCAATTCTTGAAAAATGCGACGCGACTAAGTTGGGTCGCGGGATTTATTTGTTGCGTTGCATTATGGTCCTTAGCCCCTATCCTTTCTGCCAGTGACGTAAAATTGATTCCTGTACTAAGATCCCTTTCTTTGGCTGTATTAGTGTTTCCATTTTTATCTGTTTTAAGAGGTCGACTGCAGGGTGAGCTAAGAATGGCAGAAATTGCCAAGTCTGACGTGATTGAGCAAGTCGTCCGTGTGGCCTATATGTTAGGATCTGCATATGTTATTTTACAACTACAGCATGGCAGCTGGGTAACTGTAGTTGTACATTCAACATTTGCAGCATCAATTGGTGCTTGGGTTGCAACACTTTACTTACTCTTCTGCACCAACTCACTTTCAAAAAAGCAGCTGTTAAATGCTGATTCCCTTAAAGAAAATTCTGAACCAGAAATCATCGATTTTAAGCATATTATTGTTCAGTCTTTGCCTTTCGTCGTCATTGGTGGTTTCTTAGTTGCCTATCAATGGATAGATCAATTCAGTTTTCACGTACTGATGTCAAAATTCAATCCTATGCTATCAAGTAATAAAATTGAAACGATTTTTGGCTTGTTCAATTTTAATAGTAATAAGCTAATTATGATTGTGGTTTCATTGTCTGTTTCAATTGCATCGACTATTTTGCCTCTAATTTCGAAAAGCCGGTACAATCATGAGGTACTAAGAAAATATATTAGTCAAGCTTACGTATTATTTTGTGCCATTACCTTACCTGCTTGTGCAGCACTTTACTCGTTGAGTAAACCGGTCTACATTTTATTTTATGGAAATTATGCTGCGGAAAGCTTATATATACCAATGGTACAAATTTCAGCGGTTATTGCGCTATTCATGGGGTTAACATCTGTCCTAGCCATGATTTTACAAGGACTCAGTAAAACTGGCATAGCGCTTAGGGCAATTGGCTGGGGCATAGCTGTAAAAATCCTATGCCAACCTATTATGATCTATTTAACAAGCTCTCTAGGCGCTTTATTATCAACGTTTATTTCTCTGGTTATTGTCACAATTATTATGGGCAGTTATATTAATCATCGATTTGAACTTCTTGACTTTTTAAATACAAAAGCATTAAATGCCATCTATGTTAGCTCATTTATGTTATTAATACTGTTTACCGGATTGAGTCTAGTATCCAATCATTTTGTTCCGGATACTAGAGTTAGCTCAGGTCTTTTTCTGGCATTAGTTGGGTCGCTAGGAGGTTTACTAGTATTGGTTATTTACCAAAAATGCCACGTACTAGATGTCCTCAAAAATAGGTAG